A part of Planococcus sp. MB-3u-03 genomic DNA contains:
- a CDS encoding LTA synthase family protein → MKKTKKLNSPLLVLVILSVILLIKLGVFRTLVYGEVSWLRLVAIDFPVFMLLPVLLFVVLRRISPLVALIYNLFVSALLVSIVWYERYFQTVPSYFDLQQGDQAGSVMETVSLLYAPLDFLFFADIVVYIALFVLYWKRPLAMKNRKKISVAAIVLVVLSVATTVVALQKPILDMTLFAKEQGFVQTQLVQAAQQNSASAQMHLISDEELAKLKGNEFVPYTEHDRFGIAKDRHLFVIQVESLQNFAINQSIDGQELTPNLNELLGDSLYFDRMFQQIGAGNTSDAEWLLHMSLLTRGLDPTVNYLNGSPLPSLVNMLNERDYYTTTYHADKLEYWNRAELYPSLGFDYAYSSDEIPNEDMIGLWPSDRTMFEFAEGEIQEQIASGKKIYANLMTVTSHTPFEVREQDKYLKLPEEYVDTYTGNYLQSIRYADEAVGEFIDFLKAEGIYEDSLIVVNGDHSGLHGRPMTKEDNELMADLLGHTYSLKDRFLLPFIVAAPGALESEVNSNFGGQVDMMPTIMNLMGIEPQAPMVGHNMLQYENNLLAVRYYLPGGSYITGDHMYLGENARYPERYYDFETMERIEPEPEIIEQTQERALKILNHSDALLSNFLDDDEETETGEES, encoded by the coding sequence ATGAAAAAGACAAAAAAACTTAATTCCCCGTTGCTGGTATTAGTGATTTTATCCGTCATTCTGCTCATTAAGCTGGGGGTATTCCGTACCCTAGTCTATGGTGAAGTATCCTGGCTACGGCTCGTGGCTATCGACTTTCCGGTATTCATGCTCTTGCCGGTATTACTGTTTGTTGTGCTTCGCCGGATTAGTCCGCTCGTTGCGTTAATCTACAATCTGTTCGTTTCGGCGCTTCTTGTGTCGATCGTCTGGTATGAGCGCTATTTCCAGACCGTGCCGAGCTATTTTGATTTGCAGCAAGGCGATCAAGCCGGATCGGTTATGGAAACGGTGAGCTTATTGTATGCGCCGCTTGACTTCCTGTTCTTTGCAGATATTGTGGTCTATATCGCATTGTTCGTCCTGTATTGGAAGCGGCCGTTGGCAATGAAAAACCGTAAAAAAATAAGCGTTGCAGCAATTGTTTTGGTGGTGCTGAGTGTAGCGACAACTGTAGTTGCTTTGCAAAAGCCGATTTTGGATATGACTTTATTCGCCAAGGAACAAGGCTTTGTCCAGACTCAATTGGTCCAGGCGGCACAGCAAAATAGCGCGTCAGCCCAAATGCATTTAATTTCGGATGAGGAGCTGGCTAAGCTGAAAGGCAACGAGTTTGTGCCTTATACGGAACACGATCGCTTCGGCATCGCAAAAGATCGCCACTTGTTCGTCATCCAAGTCGAATCCCTGCAGAACTTCGCTATCAACCAATCGATCGATGGGCAAGAGTTGACGCCGAATCTCAACGAACTGCTTGGCGACAGCCTGTATTTTGACCGCATGTTCCAACAGATCGGTGCAGGCAACACATCTGATGCCGAGTGGCTATTGCATATGTCACTGTTGACGAGAGGCTTGGATCCGACGGTCAATTATTTGAACGGCAGCCCGTTGCCATCGCTTGTCAATATGCTCAATGAGCGTGATTATTACACGACGACTTACCATGCGGACAAGCTGGAGTATTGGAACCGCGCGGAATTGTACCCATCGCTTGGATTTGATTATGCGTATTCGAGCGATGAGATTCCGAATGAAGACATGATTGGGTTATGGCCATCCGACCGGACGATGTTCGAGTTTGCAGAAGGTGAAATACAAGAGCAAATCGCCTCTGGGAAAAAAATCTATGCAAACTTGATGACCGTAACGAGCCATACGCCTTTTGAAGTGCGTGAACAAGACAAGTATTTGAAGTTGCCGGAAGAATACGTAGATACCTACACAGGAAATTACCTGCAATCCATCCGTTACGCCGATGAAGCAGTAGGGGAATTCATCGATTTCCTAAAAGCGGAAGGCATTTATGAAGATTCCCTAATTGTCGTCAACGGCGATCACTCAGGGCTTCATGGCCGGCCAATGACAAAAGAGGACAACGAGCTGATGGCCGACTTGCTCGGGCATACTTATTCGTTGAAAGATCGTTTTCTTTTGCCGTTCATTGTCGCAGCCCCTGGAGCATTAGAGTCGGAAGTGAATTCGAATTTTGGCGGGCAAGTGGACATGATGCCAACCATCATGAATTTGATGGGCATCGAACCGCAAGCGCCGATGGTCGGGCATAATATGCTGCAATATGAGAATAACCTGCTTGCAGTGCGCTATTATCTCCCAGGTGGCTCTTACATTACGGGAGACCATATGTACTTAGGGGAGAACGCACGGTATCCGGAACGTTATTACGACTTCGAGACGATGGAGCGGATCGAACCGGAGCCAGAAATTATTGAACAGACACAGGAAAGAGCGTTGAAAATCTTAAACCATTCCGATGCATTGCTGAGCAATTTCCTGGATGACGACGAAGAAACAGAGACCGGAGAAGAGAGTTAA
- a CDS encoding cell wall-binding repeat-containing protein, which produces MQAINVLSNEKAELIKQLKKKENDEMVQKDALDPNEEVRVIVEIEGQSAVEVASAKGVQYKELAKTEREQIETQLVKAHTNVKKTISSKGVELNSQFDYTTAFNGFSGVVKFSDVEKIKDLPNVKNVYIANEYERPEVTPDMTTSHDFIQSRQVWADSKFQGEGMVVAVIDTGVDPTHKDFNITDESKVDLTKSDVDGLVSKDGLRGTYKNVKVPYAYNYYDKNDQIQDDGPGASMHGMHVAGTVGANGDEENGGIKGVAPESQILGMKVFSNDVNFPSTFSDIYLAAIDDAVKLGADVLNMSLGSTSSFYDADSAEDKAITNAVNNGIVAAVSAGNSGHIGYGYDNPHYDNPDYGLVGSPGLNKDTIQVAATGNVVNHFTHDVEFDDFTVEGFGVDDWTDFEVEGDDIEVVSLKDLTGNPSALGAAADYANIDVEGKVVVVERGEHSFADKTTWAAAAGAAGIIVYNSDNPVFYKDQGGWDIPFMKITREDGLELEAALAEDGELGADVEQTNVEEGPEVGRATDFTSWGVTPDLEFKPELSAPGGNILSTLENDKYGVMSGTSMAAPHVAGGAALVQQYLKNHDEFKNLSLEERTRLAKVLLLNTADITHGKSGDTISPRRQGAGMMQLNGAVTTPVVLTEKATDEAKVNVKDFTGDSFTFTLKAENLSDKAATYSVDTSVLVDMFQEQGNVTSNLLQSGALEGAKVTAPETVTVPANGTTDVTVTIDISAGKVPGLDKDGNAITKALEEDVFVEGFVKLTAEEGSSNPDLVLPYISFYGEWDRPDIIDSFGVEEKDEPHFYQRYYDLGIKDADDGAYYYDLVEVDGEWVYPVSPNNDGLNDKINGNITLLRNADELQTNILNAEGEKVRTVNIEKDVRKNYFNGGSGTYLSYSEARAWDGKLKGKVAADGLYEYEYKAKVDYEDAEWQSKSLPVYIDTVAPEASVTVNEDDNTLEVSLSDEGVGVKQFSVNIDGKRLPAEGYFKPEETVIELDEFGLDASEADKVEVVVYDHAYNMGYGISNVDDTVKPVIYVDDNGPAALGLYATNTVPVKGYVVEENLKTLKVNGKEVAFTETDKGFEFDTTIELETGRHDVKFEATDYNGNTSSIIRPVYVDTTNPTLAIDAPSVVDQDEESVEFDITVKDNFNMVKLSLDGDVLYNQDVFDEITLADPISKTVTAKVDLAPGVNTFTVVAEDGAGNKVEKEVKIDRVDSELRAERISGADRYITAVELSQEGWESSDTVVLARGDNYADALAGVPLAKQQDAPLLLSRTAKLPADTYEEIKRLGAKTVHVLGGTGAISEDVVKQLKSDGITVERISGADRFETAAKIAEKFGKSESAIVVSGTNFPDALSVASYAGSEGTPILLSRTDSVPNATKAALVKLGVKNSLIIGGTGAISEKAASELPNSFRISGSDRYKTSLEVAKYFGSPTDTVYVATGKSYADALAGGALAAKHDTGVYLVGKSVPAELGEHLQKNGVEYAKVIGGSQAVSDEILKQLDEYLNNK; this is translated from the coding sequence TTGCAGGCAATCAACGTTCTTTCCAATGAAAAAGCGGAATTGATCAAACAGCTTAAGAAAAAAGAAAATGATGAAATGGTTCAAAAAGATGCATTGGACCCGAACGAAGAAGTTCGAGTCATTGTTGAAATTGAAGGCCAGTCAGCGGTTGAAGTGGCATCTGCGAAAGGCGTCCAATACAAAGAGCTTGCGAAGACAGAAAGAGAACAGATTGAAACTCAATTAGTAAAAGCGCATACAAACGTGAAGAAAACCATTTCTTCCAAAGGCGTTGAGCTAAACTCACAATTCGATTATACGACGGCATTCAACGGCTTCAGCGGCGTGGTGAAATTCAGCGACGTTGAGAAGATCAAAGACTTGCCGAACGTTAAGAACGTATACATTGCAAACGAATACGAAAGACCAGAAGTAACGCCTGACATGACTACAAGCCATGATTTCATCCAGTCGCGCCAAGTATGGGCTGACAGCAAGTTCCAAGGTGAAGGCATGGTCGTTGCAGTTATCGACACTGGCGTCGATCCAACGCACAAAGATTTCAATATCACTGATGAGTCAAAAGTTGATTTGACGAAATCAGATGTTGATGGGCTGGTTTCAAAAGACGGCTTGAGAGGCACATACAAAAATGTGAAAGTTCCTTATGCTTACAACTATTATGATAAAAACGACCAAATCCAAGACGATGGCCCTGGCGCATCCATGCACGGCATGCACGTAGCAGGTACGGTCGGAGCAAATGGCGATGAAGAAAACGGTGGAATTAAAGGCGTAGCACCTGAATCCCAGATCTTGGGCATGAAAGTGTTCTCGAATGATGTCAACTTCCCGTCAACATTCTCTGATATCTACTTGGCAGCAATCGACGATGCAGTGAAGCTTGGCGCAGATGTATTGAACATGAGCCTAGGTTCAACTTCTTCGTTCTATGACGCTGACAGCGCAGAAGACAAGGCAATCACGAACGCTGTAAACAACGGCATCGTGGCAGCTGTATCTGCAGGCAACTCTGGACATATTGGATATGGCTACGACAACCCACATTACGACAATCCGGATTATGGTTTAGTTGGGTCTCCTGGACTTAACAAGGACACAATCCAAGTCGCAGCGACAGGAAATGTCGTAAACCACTTCACGCATGATGTCGAGTTCGATGATTTCACTGTTGAAGGATTTGGCGTGGATGACTGGACTGATTTCGAAGTAGAAGGCGATGACATCGAAGTTGTATCCTTGAAAGACTTGACTGGCAACCCGAGTGCACTGGGAGCTGCTGCAGACTATGCAAACATTGATGTAGAAGGAAAAGTTGTGGTCGTTGAACGCGGAGAGCATTCGTTCGCGGATAAAACAACTTGGGCGGCAGCAGCTGGAGCAGCCGGAATCATCGTTTATAACTCGGACAACCCGGTATTCTACAAAGATCAAGGCGGCTGGGATATCCCGTTCATGAAGATTACACGTGAAGACGGCTTAGAGCTTGAAGCAGCGCTTGCTGAAGACGGCGAACTTGGCGCTGATGTTGAACAAACGAATGTGGAAGAAGGACCAGAAGTGGGCCGTGCAACAGACTTCACATCATGGGGCGTAACTCCGGACCTTGAGTTCAAACCTGAATTGTCTGCACCAGGCGGAAATATCTTGTCGACGCTTGAAAACGACAAATATGGCGTCATGAGCGGAACATCCATGGCAGCTCCACACGTCGCGGGTGGCGCAGCACTTGTTCAGCAATACTTGAAAAACCATGACGAGTTCAAAAACCTTTCATTAGAAGAACGCACTCGCCTTGCTAAAGTATTGCTATTGAACACAGCTGACATCACTCACGGAAAATCAGGCGACACGATTTCCCCTCGCCGCCAAGGCGCAGGCATGATGCAGCTTAACGGCGCTGTCACGACTCCTGTAGTCTTGACTGAAAAAGCGACAGACGAAGCGAAAGTGAACGTTAAAGATTTCACTGGCGATTCATTCACATTCACATTGAAAGCTGAAAACTTGTCAGACAAAGCGGCAACGTATTCAGTCGACACTTCAGTGCTTGTCGATATGTTCCAGGAACAAGGCAATGTAACGTCCAACTTGCTCCAATCCGGCGCGCTTGAAGGAGCAAAAGTAACGGCTCCGGAAACAGTAACTGTACCAGCTAACGGAACAACGGACGTAACAGTGACAATCGATATCAGCGCAGGCAAAGTGCCAGGGCTTGATAAAGATGGCAACGCAATCACTAAAGCGCTTGAAGAAGATGTCTTTGTAGAAGGCTTCGTGAAATTGACAGCTGAAGAAGGATCGTCTAATCCTGATTTGGTCTTGCCATACATCAGCTTCTACGGCGAATGGGACCGTCCGGACATCATTGATTCCTTCGGTGTCGAAGAAAAAGACGAGCCGCACTTCTATCAGCGGTACTATGATCTAGGCATTAAAGATGCTGATGATGGAGCTTACTACTACGACCTCGTTGAAGTTGATGGCGAGTGGGTTTACCCGGTATCTCCAAACAATGACGGCTTGAACGATAAGATCAACGGCAATATCACGCTCCTACGCAACGCGGACGAGCTCCAAACAAATATCTTGAATGCGGAAGGCGAGAAAGTACGTACGGTCAATATCGAGAAAGATGTTCGCAAGAACTACTTTAACGGTGGATCAGGAACATACCTAAGCTATTCAGAGGCTCGCGCTTGGGATGGCAAATTGAAAGGAAAAGTAGCAGCAGATGGCTTGTACGAATATGAGTACAAAGCGAAAGTTGACTACGAAGATGCAGAATGGCAGAGCAAGTCATTGCCGGTTTACATCGATACAGTCGCACCAGAAGCTTCAGTTACTGTAAATGAAGATGACAACACATTGGAAGTTTCCTTGTCTGATGAAGGAGTAGGCGTCAAACAATTCTCCGTAAATATTGACGGCAAGCGTTTACCAGCGGAAGGTTACTTCAAACCAGAAGAAACAGTCATCGAACTGGATGAATTTGGTTTGGATGCTTCAGAAGCTGACAAAGTTGAAGTCGTAGTTTACGACCATGCTTATAACATGGGTTATGGAATCTCAAATGTGGATGATACTGTGAAACCAGTCATCTACGTGGATGATAACGGCCCAGCTGCTCTTGGCCTTTACGCAACAAACACTGTACCGGTTAAAGGGTATGTAGTGGAAGAAAACTTGAAGACTTTGAAAGTGAACGGCAAAGAAGTAGCATTCACTGAAACAGATAAAGGCTTTGAGTTCGATACAACAATCGAGCTTGAAACTGGCCGCCATGATGTGAAGTTCGAAGCGACAGATTACAACGGCAACACGTCTTCAATCATCCGTCCAGTTTATGTCGATACAACGAACCCGACGCTTGCAATCGACGCTCCTAGCGTTGTTGACCAAGATGAAGAGTCAGTGGAATTCGACATTACAGTAAAAGATAACTTCAATATGGTGAAACTATCACTTGATGGAGATGTGCTTTACAACCAAGACGTCTTTGATGAAATCACTTTGGCTGACCCAATCAGTAAAACAGTAACAGCGAAAGTCGACTTGGCACCTGGCGTTAACACGTTCACGGTTGTTGCAGAAGACGGCGCTGGCAACAAAGTTGAAAAAGAAGTGAAGATCGACCGTGTTGATTCTGAACTTCGTGCAGAACGTATCTCCGGTGCAGACCGCTACATCACTGCAGTTGAGTTGAGCCAAGAAGGCTGGGAATCTTCCGACACAGTCGTTCTTGCGCGCGGCGACAACTACGCTGATGCTCTAGCTGGTGTACCACTCGCGAAGCAACAAGATGCACCGCTTCTATTGTCCCGTACGGCTAAATTGCCTGCTGACACTTATGAAGAAATCAAACGCCTCGGCGCGAAAACAGTCCACGTTCTTGGTGGAACTGGAGCGATTTCTGAAGATGTCGTGAAGCAATTGAAATCTGACGGCATTACAGTAGAACGCATCAGTGGTGCTGATCGTTTCGAAACTGCAGCGAAAATTGCTGAGAAATTCGGTAAATCCGAATCAGCTATCGTTGTCAGCGGAACAAACTTCCCGGATGCTCTAAGCGTAGCTAGCTATGCTGGATCTGAAGGCACACCGATCTTGCTTTCCCGTACAGATTCAGTGCCGAATGCAACAAAAGCAGCATTGGTGAAATTGGGTGTGAAAAACAGCTTGATCATCGGTGGAACTGGCGCTATCAGCGAGAAGGCAGCTTCAGAGCTTCCTAACTCATTCCGTATCAGCGGTTCTGACCGTTACAAAACTTCACTTGAAGTAGCGAAATATTTCGGTAGCCCAACTGATACTGTTTACGTAGCAACAGGCAAATCTTATGCGGATGCTCTAGCAGGCGGCGCGCTGGCAGCGAAACATGACACTGGCGTCTACTTGGTAGGTAAATCCGTACCAGCAGAACTTGGCGAACACTTGCAGAAGAATGGCGTCGAATACGCGAAAGTGATCGGTGGATCACAAGCAGTATCCGATGAAATCCTGAAGCAATTGGACGAGTACTTGAACAACAAATAA
- a CDS encoding cell wall-binding repeat-containing protein, producing the protein MKKKLLFVLLLLLAIGVGTGTASAAGKPTVILDPGHGGAYGGTAGYSGNRTGYYEKHANMEVSKRLKSELEKRGFVVHMTRTSDVQFSRISSSADLVERMKVANGMISSGNNDNTVFISVHHNATGSPTYGGYETYYFDNRFASSSYPPSVLQRHYSPESGRLATDTHRAVINSGVKEGRGIVANSLYVTRTSNVPAVLLEVGYMSNPTEEAMIKQAWFQQKVAANVAKGVDDFFNVYVVNDKNGKAIKHYTSKTDALNYSKTVSGSYVIHKKTGKVDGATKPDPEPVDRPLVYGIYHPSVKMKDNLFGTEQEAINEAKKWKNTRVVHTTTGIVLWSNYLPKKYVVLDGSDKEVARFYQEEAAISHAGKTPQRSVIDESTLEDDIVWSNFKRKNFIVRSKDKGEMVHLYNREEARDYARNWPNSELYDVWAKKVIFTNTDKTKYSYTPQNIEGSDRLKTAVAVSKLLYPNGFASTKAQKTVVLATSAQYADALSAGPLAAHYGNAPILLSRAGALPAEVEQELKRLKAKHVIMVGGTAALSTSVESKLKSMGMSTERLSGSTRYETNEKINAKLPSADGVFVTAGDNYPDALTAASVAVVKNWPIVLVREGLPVPNSLKTAFGDEVVIIGGTSAVPASLETAVKREIGADGVRRLSGKTRYETGTAAIDFFADDFMSNRLIVSTGTNYPDALVSSAVSARYNAPLFLVPDDSMPSDLTTSLTQHSTEKLINRTYYIGGAINPSVKTTINAMQK; encoded by the coding sequence TTGAAAAAGAAACTTTTGTTCGTGCTGTTGTTGCTGCTAGCCATTGGAGTAGGAACCGGAACTGCTTCGGCAGCCGGTAAGCCAACTGTTATTTTAGATCCGGGACACGGAGGAGCATATGGCGGAACGGCTGGTTACTCAGGAAACCGAACCGGCTATTACGAGAAACACGCCAATATGGAAGTGTCGAAGCGATTGAAATCCGAACTAGAGAAAAGAGGATTTGTTGTTCACATGACCAGAACATCCGATGTCCAGTTTTCACGCATTTCATCCAGTGCGGATCTTGTGGAGCGGATGAAAGTCGCAAACGGAATGATCTCAAGTGGGAATAATGATAACACCGTGTTCATCTCTGTTCACCACAACGCGACAGGATCACCTACATACGGTGGGTACGAAACGTATTATTTCGATAATCGATTTGCGAGTTCGTCGTATCCACCATCCGTATTGCAACGCCATTACTCGCCGGAAAGCGGGCGTTTGGCAACGGACACGCATCGCGCAGTCATCAATTCAGGCGTTAAGGAAGGCCGCGGCATCGTCGCAAACAGCCTTTACGTAACACGTACATCAAACGTACCAGCTGTACTGCTTGAAGTTGGGTATATGTCCAACCCGACAGAAGAAGCGATGATCAAGCAAGCTTGGTTCCAACAGAAAGTTGCAGCGAATGTTGCAAAAGGCGTAGATGATTTCTTTAACGTTTATGTCGTCAACGACAAAAACGGCAAAGCAATCAAACACTATACATCGAAAACCGATGCATTGAATTACTCAAAAACTGTTTCAGGCAGTTATGTGATCCATAAGAAAACCGGAAAAGTAGACGGCGCGACAAAGCCAGATCCGGAACCGGTTGACCGTCCATTAGTTTATGGCATTTATCATCCATCCGTAAAAATGAAAGATAATCTATTCGGTACAGAACAAGAAGCGATCAACGAAGCGAAAAAATGGAAGAACACACGCGTTGTCCATACGACAACCGGCATTGTGCTTTGGTCCAATTATTTGCCGAAGAAATACGTAGTCCTAGACGGCAGTGATAAAGAAGTGGCGCGATTCTACCAAGAAGAAGCAGCGATTTCGCATGCAGGAAAAACACCGCAGAGATCCGTAATCGATGAGTCGACGCTTGAAGACGACATCGTCTGGTCGAACTTTAAACGCAAAAACTTCATCGTCCGTTCGAAAGACAAAGGCGAGATGGTCCACCTTTACAACCGTGAGGAAGCCCGCGACTATGCGCGCAACTGGCCGAACTCCGAATTGTATGATGTGTGGGCAAAGAAAGTCATCTTTACGAACACAGACAAAACAAAGTATTCCTACACACCGCAAAACATCGAAGGCTCTGACCGCTTGAAGACGGCTGTCGCGGTTTCGAAATTGCTTTACCCGAACGGCTTTGCTTCTACAAAAGCGCAAAAGACAGTAGTTCTTGCGACATCTGCACAATACGCGGATGCCTTGTCAGCTGGCCCGCTTGCCGCACATTACGGCAACGCACCGATTCTGTTGAGCAGAGCAGGCGCTTTGCCGGCAGAAGTTGAGCAAGAATTGAAACGCTTGAAAGCGAAACACGTCATTATGGTCGGCGGAACAGCTGCACTCTCGACATCAGTCGAAAGCAAGCTGAAGAGCATGGGCATGAGCACAGAGCGCTTGTCCGGCTCGACGCGCTATGAAACAAACGAGAAGATCAACGCGAAACTGCCTTCTGCTGATGGCGTCTTCGTCACAGCTGGCGATAACTACCCAGATGCTTTGACCGCAGCGAGTGTTGCCGTCGTGAAAAACTGGCCGATCGTGCTGGTCCGTGAAGGATTGCCTGTGCCGAATAGCTTGAAAACAGCTTTCGGTGACGAAGTCGTCATCATCGGTGGAACATCTGCAGTGCCAGCTTCATTGGAAACAGCAGTTAAACGTGAAATCGGTGCTGACGGCGTCCGCCGCCTATCCGGCAAAACGCGTTACGAAACAGGAACAGCTGCAATTGATTTCTTTGCAGATGATTTCATGTCCAACCGCTTGATCGTCTCAACTGGCACGAACTATCCGGATGCGCTCGTATCCTCGGCAGTCTCTGCCCGTTACAACGCGCCACTATTCCTGGTGCCGGATGATTCAATGCCATCAGATTTAACAACATCATTGACTCAACACAGTACAGAGAAATTGATCAACCGCACGTACTATATCGGCGGCGCCATCAACCCATCTGTGAAAACAACGATCAACGCAATGCAAAAATGA
- a CDS encoding cell wall-binding repeat-containing protein, whose translation MPKKIFTSVMATTLALTVVGIYDSQKAEAAEGDFELTIMHTNDTHANLDNAPKRATLIKQLRAENTNNLLLDAGDVFSGSLYFNTFEGQADLALMNYMQYDAMTFGNHEFDLGSSEEGHASLAEFVGGADFPLVGANVDFSGDANMSPLVAGEAFTKTAANGQIYSGVVKEVNGEEVGIFGLTTAETADISSPEDILFTDYIDAANEAVEWFEGQEVNKIVALTHIGYDDNAAVDNDRTLAAEVDGIDVIVGGHTHTKLLPPVQVEDTVIVQANEYNKFLGQLDVTFDEAGNVTNFVGEHHEVALAEEDAEAAEILEPFKEEVEELKETEIGVEANVFLNGTRGEFGIRASETNLGNFITDGMLAKAQQINPDTTIALQNGGGIRASIEPGPITYGEVLTVLPFGNALAIMEVTGQELKDALEHSVREYPKENGGFLHVSGMFFNYDGKAPVGERVLSVFVDTGGETYDELNLEETYTVATNSFTAKGGDGFDSFGKAYEEGRVTEPGFTDWEMFEEHAQSFADEGVEPYEERRINQVRLSGENRYETAIAVSKQGWESADTVVIARGDQYADALTAAPLADQNEAPILLTRSGALASGVAEEIARLGATNAIVLGGTKAVSADVVAELEELDLDVQRIGGETRYDTAVAIANELETAATDAVVVSGLNFPDALSAGSYAAVNDKPILLTRPDRIPSVIANELENYDTTTIIGGSQAVSEDVADELPNADRISGADRYLTSAAVADRLFDGAVEGLAANGQNFPDALTGNALAAAYEAPMLLVKKDSVNSVVENRAHYYGTVFTSGGTQVVSPEVIKALHD comes from the coding sequence ATGCCGAAAAAGATTTTCACTTCTGTAATGGCGACGACACTGGCTTTGACAGTCGTCGGGATCTACGATTCGCAAAAAGCGGAGGCAGCTGAAGGCGATTTCGAGTTAACGATCATGCACACGAATGACACGCACGCGAACCTGGACAACGCGCCGAAACGCGCAACTTTGATCAAGCAGCTTCGTGCGGAGAATACGAACAACCTATTGCTTGATGCAGGCGACGTTTTTTCAGGCTCATTGTATTTCAACACCTTCGAAGGGCAAGCGGATTTGGCGTTGATGAATTATATGCAGTATGACGCCATGACGTTCGGTAACCACGAGTTCGACCTTGGTTCGAGCGAAGAAGGCCACGCTTCACTAGCTGAATTCGTTGGCGGAGCAGACTTCCCGTTGGTCGGGGCTAACGTTGATTTCTCAGGCGATGCGAATATGTCACCGCTGGTAGCAGGCGAAGCGTTTACGAAAACGGCTGCTAACGGACAAATCTACAGCGGCGTTGTGAAAGAAGTGAACGGTGAGGAAGTTGGGATCTTTGGCTTAACAACTGCTGAAACAGCTGACATTTCAAGCCCGGAAGATATCCTTTTCACTGATTATATCGACGCGGCAAATGAAGCAGTTGAATGGTTTGAAGGACAAGAAGTCAATAAAATTGTTGCTTTGACGCACATCGGCTATGACGATAACGCAGCAGTCGATAACGACCGTACGCTCGCTGCAGAAGTAGATGGAATCGATGTAATCGTCGGCGGACATACACATACAAAATTATTGCCACCAGTACAAGTTGAAGATACAGTCATCGTCCAAGCGAACGAATATAATAAGTTCCTTGGCCAATTGGACGTCACTTTCGATGAAGCTGGAAATGTAACAAACTTTGTCGGTGAGCACCACGAAGTTGCGCTTGCTGAAGAAGATGCAGAAGCGGCAGAAATCCTTGAGCCATTTAAAGAAGAAGTGGAAGAATTGAAAGAAACGGAAATCGGTGTTGAAGCAAATGTCTTCTTGAACGGCACGCGCGGAGAGTTCGGAATTCGTGCAAGCGAGACGAACCTTGGAAACTTCATCACGGATGGCATGCTCGCAAAAGCGCAGCAAATCAATCCTGATACAACGATCGCCCTACAAAACGGCGGAGGCATCCGTGCTTCCATCGAGCCAGGCCCAATCACTTATGGTGAAGTATTGACAGTCTTGCCATTCGGCAATGCCTTGGCAATCATGGAAGTCACTGGCCAGGAACTCAAAGATGCTCTTGAGCACAGTGTCCGTGAATACCCGAAAGAAAACGGCGGATTCCTTCACGTATCTGGCATGTTTTTCAACTATGACGGCAAAGCACCAGTAGGCGAACGCGTCTTGTCTGTCTTTGTTGACACAGGTGGGGAAACTTACGACGAATTGAATTTGGAAGAAACGTATACAGTCGCAACGAACTCGTTCACTGCTAAAGGCGGCGACGGTTTTGACTCATTTGGTAAAGCTTATGAAGAGGGACGTGTTACTGAGCCTGGCTTCACAGACTGGGAAATGTTCGAAGAGCATGCACAATCCTTCGCTGATGAAGGTGTAGAGCCATACGAAGAGCGCCGTATCAACCAAGTGCGCTTGTCTGGTGAAAACCGTTACGAAACAGCAATCGCCGTTTCGAAACAAGGCTGGGAATCAGCTGATACTGTAGTCATCGCTCGCGGCGACCAATATGCGGACGCTTTGACAGCAGCTCCACTAGCTGACCAAAACGAAGCTCCAATCCTATTGACTCGCTCTGGCGCATTGGCTTCTGGCGTCGCTGAAGAAATCGCACGCCTTGGCGCAACAAATGCCATCGTACTTGGCGGCACAAAAGCCGTTTCAGCTGATGTGGTAGCTGAACTTGAAGAACTTGACCTTGATGTTCAACGCATCGGCGGGGAAACACGTTATGATACAGCTGTTGCCATCGCGAATGAACTTGAAACAGCAGCAACTGATGCAGTTGTCGTAAGCGGCTTGAACTTCCCGGATGCTTTGTCCGCTGGTTCTTATGCAGCAGTCAACGACAAGCCAATCCTGTTGACGCGTCCTGACCGTATCCCATCTGTCATTGCGAACGAACTTGAAAATTATGATACAACAACGATCATCGGCGGATCGCAAGCTGTTTCTGAAGACGTAGCGGACGAATTGCCGAACGCTGACCGCATCAGCGGCGCAGACCGTTACCTGACTTCTGCAGCAGTTGCAGATCGCCTGTTCGATGGCGCGGTTGAAGGCTTGGCTGCAAACGGCCAGAACTTCCCTGATGCTTTGACAGGGAACGCTCTTGCAGCAGCATATGAAGCACCGATGCTTCTTGTTAAGAAAGACAGCGTCAACTCTGTTGTTGAAAATCGTGCGCATTACTATGGCACAGTCTTCACTTCAGGCGGAACGCAAGTCGTTTCTCCAGAAGTCATCAAAGCATTGCACGATTAA